GATGAGACTCGTGGTCTGTGCACGCATTTGAgagccctcttcctcctgctaGAAGTTTGCCTTCCTGGTCCTAGTCTGAGGATCTTCTGGGCATTGCTCTCCTCCCCGTGACTCTTGGGTGTCACTTTCACAAACAAGTTTCTGGGGAACAAAACTCTTAAGGACAAACATTGGGTGACAGTTGGCACCGTCGACATTCCAGATATCGGGGTTGGAAAGCCAACGGACCTGTAGTGTGTCCTCGTTCTGCGGCTGTGGGGGACTGACTTGCAGAGGGCCTAAAGTGTCGTCTTCCTCCACGGAGCTTCTGTTGACACAGGTCGCTTCGTGTTCAGCCAGCTTTCTGATGGGGACCACGTGGCAGGCGTTGTATTTACAGCTGGCCATCTTTTTGGCTTTCTTGGGGTTCTTCTTCCTGCATGATGCCAGGTGGTACTGGAATCTGCTGAGTGGGATTCGGTGGTGTGGGTTGTAAGGACAAATTTCTATGGATTCTGGCTCCATCGGGGAGTTGACTTGAAGCCAAGTGTCCTGCTGCCCAAAGTGTAAGCGGTACACCTCACAAGGAAAAGCCTCTCCCTATGAAAGATAGTGCTGTCTTCTGCCAGGCTTTGGCTCTTGGGACTCTGGAGTGAAATTCTTCCTCTTCAAGTTCTGTCAGCAGTAGCTATGCAGAGAAAGCCAGAAAACGGCCACCAGAGACTTTGTTAACTCAGGCAG
The nucleotide sequence above comes from Mastomys coucha isolate ucsf_1 unplaced genomic scaffold, UCSF_Mcou_1 pScaffold15, whole genome shotgun sequence. Encoded proteins:
- the Gtsf1l gene encoding LOW QUALITY PROTEIN: gametocyte-specific factor 1-like (The sequence of the model RefSeq protein was modified relative to this genomic sequence to represent the inferred CDS: deleted 1 base in 1 codon) is translated as MEPESIEICPYNPHHRIPLSRFQYHLASCRKKNPKKAKKMASCKYNACHVVPIRKLAEHEATCVNRSSVEEDDTLGPLQVSPPQPQNEDTLQVRWLSNPDIWNVDGANCHPMFVLKSFVPQKLVCESDTQESGEESNAQKILRLGPGRQTSSRRKRALKCVHRPRVSSE